A stretch of the Sulfuritortus calidifontis genome encodes the following:
- a CDS encoding thioredoxin domain-containing protein, with translation MSWGINPVYAAGRLAGHGSPYLAMHADDPTDWRDWGPAALAEARRQNRLLLVSIGYFACHWCHVMQRESYRDPEVARLLNDHYIPVKVDRELNSALDAALQAFSERTRGRAGWPLNVFVTPEGYPLFAMQYAPRDEFLRIASALAARWRTGSAELEAAARAAAMVEPAPPLPADLPAAFVKRALEEADFLRGGFGATAKFPQVPQLAALLDLRARHPDLAGFLRLTLDQMAGRGLFDQVAGGFFRYTVDPDWQQPHFEKMLYDNAQLAALYLRASGFLGEPRYRAVAERTLDFVLAQMAEADGYAASLSALDSRGVEGGAYLWPAERIRALLGEADWQLVHRLWALDRAAEYEAGYLPFAHGLPTPEEALAQQTALAKLAGDRAGRAIPRDGKVLAGWNGLLLAALAESGRELPRHAQAAAALYGKVRDRLWTGRSLRKGLAAAAVLTGAELEDYAYVAWGVWHYALASGDAQARRLAVQIQREAWRRFHRAGEFHLEARRLVVAQADAWEEGHTYAPAPLLIELGLASGEADLRRGARAALARAMKMTRGDVFWRAGLVRLSLAAPALAPGLIPVPGGASGAASRPAP, from the coding sequence TTGTCATGGGGGATCAATCCGGTTTATGCGGCGGGGCGACTGGCCGGCCATGGCTCGCCCTATCTGGCCATGCACGCCGACGACCCCACCGACTGGCGCGACTGGGGGCCGGCCGCCCTGGCCGAGGCCAGGCGGCAGAACCGCCTGCTGCTGGTTTCCATCGGCTACTTCGCCTGCCACTGGTGTCATGTCATGCAGCGCGAGAGCTATCGTGACCCTGAAGTGGCCCGGCTACTCAATGATCATTACATCCCGGTCAAGGTGGACCGCGAACTGAACAGTGCGCTGGATGCGGCCTTGCAGGCCTTCTCCGAGCGGACCCGCGGCCGTGCCGGTTGGCCGCTCAACGTCTTCGTCACGCCCGAAGGCTATCCCCTGTTCGCCATGCAGTACGCCCCGAGGGATGAATTCCTGCGCATCGCCAGCGCCCTGGCGGCGCGCTGGCGTACCGGTTCGGCCGAGCTCGAGGCGGCGGCGCGGGCGGCCGCCATGGTCGAGCCGGCGCCGCCGTTGCCGGCCGATCTGCCGGCCGCCTTCGTCAAACGTGCCCTGGAAGAGGCCGACTTCCTGCGCGGCGGTTTCGGCGCAACCGCCAAGTTCCCTCAGGTGCCCCAGCTGGCCGCGCTGCTCGACTTGCGGGCGCGGCATCCCGATCTGGCCGGCTTCCTGCGCCTGACCCTGGACCAGATGGCCGGGCGCGGCCTGTTCGACCAAGTGGCCGGCGGTTTTTTTCGCTACACGGTGGACCCCGATTGGCAACAGCCGCATTTTGAAAAGATGCTCTACGACAACGCCCAACTCGCGGCGCTGTATTTGCGGGCGTCCGGGTTTCTCGGCGAGCCGCGCTATCGCGCGGTGGCCGAGCGGACCCTGGATTTCGTCCTGGCGCAGATGGCCGAAGCGGACGGCTATGCGGCCAGCCTGTCGGCCCTCGACAGCCGCGGCGTCGAAGGCGGCGCCTATCTCTGGCCGGCCGAAAGGATTCGCGCCTTGCTCGGCGAGGCGGACTGGCAGCTGGTGCACCGGTTGTGGGCGCTCGATCGGGCGGCGGAATACGAGGCGGGCTACCTGCCCTTCGCCCACGGCCTGCCGACGCCCGAGGAGGCGCTGGCGCAGCAGACGGCATTGGCCAAGTTGGCCGGGGATCGGGCCGGGCGGGCGATTCCGCGCGACGGCAAGGTGCTGGCCGGCTGGAACGGGCTGTTGCTGGCGGCCCTGGCCGAATCCGGGCGCGAGCTGCCACGCCATGCTCAGGCCGCTGCGGCCCTCTACGGCAAGGTCCGCGACCGGCTATGGACCGGCCGTAGTCTGCGCAAGGGGCTGGCCGCGGCTGCCGTTCTGACCGGGGCGGAGCTGGAGGACTATGCCTATGTCGCTTGGGGGGTGTGGCATTACGCCTTGGCGAGCGGCGATGCGCAGGCGCGCCGCCTGGCCGTGCAGATCCAGCGCGAGGCCTGGCGCCGCTTCCATCGGGCGGGCGAGTTTCACTTGGAGGCGCGCCGCCTGGTCGTTGCCCAGGCGGATGCCTGGGAGGAGGGCCATACTTACGCGCCGGCACCGCTACTGATTGAGTTGGGCCTGGCCTCGGGCGAGGCGGATCTGCGGCGAGGAGCCCGTGCGGCCCTGGCGCGCGCCATGAAGATGACGCGGGGGGACGTCTTCTGGCGGGCGGGTCTGGTGCGCCTGAGTCTGGCGGCACCGGCTCTTGCGCCGGGCCTTATTCCTGTGCCTGGCGGCGCATCAGGGGCCGCTTCTCGGCCTGCACCCTGA
- a CDS encoding Do family serine endopeptidase has translation MRKHWLVFSQIVAAVVLVLAAVAGLGWLFPGLMPNGTKISIREIAQTGQAQRAAGTYAEAAKRALPSVVNIFTSKEVRLPRSPFMDDPMFQRFFGFRPESQAQRVTNLGSGVIVSDQGYILTNQHVVEAADEIQVTLADGRSLPAKVVGTDPETDLAVLKVQQAGLPAITFAKPDSLQVGDVVLAIGNPFGVGQAVTMGIVSALGRSHLGINTFESFIQTDAAINPGNSGGALIDISGNLVGINSAIYSRSGGNMGIGFAIPVSIARQIMEQIITTGGVTRGWIGIEVQDITPEVAESFALPSTQGALIAGVLRGGPADRAGIRPGDVLVKVNGKAVTDSTTLLGLIAALSPGQTANLEIQRRQQPLQLRVQAEKRPLMRRQAQE, from the coding sequence ATGCGCAAACACTGGCTGGTTTTTTCGCAGATCGTCGCCGCGGTCGTCCTAGTCCTGGCCGCCGTGGCCGGCCTGGGCTGGCTGTTCCCCGGCCTGATGCCGAACGGCACCAAGATCAGCATCCGGGAGATCGCCCAGACCGGCCAGGCGCAGCGCGCCGCCGGCACCTATGCCGAAGCCGCCAAACGTGCGCTGCCTTCGGTGGTCAACATCTTCACCAGCAAGGAAGTCCGGCTGCCGCGCTCGCCCTTCATGGACGACCCCATGTTCCAGCGCTTCTTCGGCTTCCGTCCGGAGAGCCAAGCCCAGCGGGTGACCAACCTGGGCTCGGGCGTGATCGTCAGCGACCAGGGCTATATCCTGACCAACCAGCACGTGGTCGAAGCGGCCGACGAGATCCAGGTCACCCTGGCCGACGGCCGCAGCCTGCCGGCGAAAGTGGTCGGCACCGACCCCGAGACCGACCTGGCCGTGCTCAAGGTTCAGCAGGCCGGCCTGCCGGCCATCACCTTCGCCAAGCCCGACAGCCTGCAGGTGGGCGATGTCGTGCTCGCCATCGGCAACCCCTTCGGCGTCGGCCAGGCGGTGACCATGGGCATCGTCTCCGCCCTTGGCCGCAGCCACCTCGGCATCAATACCTTCGAGAGCTTCATCCAGACCGATGCCGCGATCAATCCGGGCAATTCCGGCGGCGCCCTGATCGACATCTCGGGCAACCTGGTCGGCATCAATAGCGCGATCTACTCGCGCTCGGGCGGCAACATGGGCATCGGCTTCGCCATCCCGGTCTCCATCGCCCGCCAGATCATGGAACAGATCATCACCACCGGCGGTGTCACCCGCGGCTGGATCGGCATCGAGGTGCAGGACATCACGCCGGAAGTCGCCGAGTCCTTCGCCCTGCCTTCGACCCAGGGCGCCCTGATCGCCGGCGTGCTGCGCGGTGGCCCCGCCGACCGCGCAGGCATCCGTCCGGGCGATGTCCTGGTCAAGGTGAACGGCAAGGCGGTGACCGATTCGACCACCCTGCTCGGCCTGATCGCCGCCCTCAGCCCCGGCCAGACCGCCAACCTGGAAATCCAGCGCCGACAGCAGCCGCTGCAACTCAGGGTGCAGGCCGAGAAGCGGCCCCTGATGCGCCGCCAGGCACAGGAATAA
- the petA gene encoding ubiquinol-cytochrome c reductase iron-sulfur subunit, which produces MSDMNVDKSKRRFLVMASSAVGGVAAAGVAIPFVVSMMPSARALAAGAPVEVDLSKVEPGAILTVEWRGKPVWIVNRTKEMLDLLAKHDDRLSDPASDNTAQQPEYCKNPTRSIKPEYLIAVGICTHLGCSPTFRKDIGAADLGADWPGGFFCPCHGSRFDLAARVFNGSPAPTNLVIPPHKYLSETKVLIGEDAKA; this is translated from the coding sequence ATGAGCGACATGAACGTGGATAAATCCAAACGCCGCTTCCTGGTGATGGCGAGTTCCGCCGTCGGGGGCGTGGCCGCCGCGGGGGTTGCGATCCCCTTCGTGGTCAGCATGATGCCGTCGGCGCGAGCCCTGGCAGCCGGTGCGCCGGTCGAGGTCGATCTGTCGAAGGTCGAGCCGGGTGCCATTCTCACCGTGGAATGGCGCGGCAAGCCGGTCTGGATCGTCAATCGCACCAAGGAAATGCTGGACCTGCTGGCCAAGCACGACGACAGGCTGAGCGACCCCGCTTCGGACAATACCGCCCAGCAACCCGAGTACTGCAAGAACCCCACCCGCTCGATCAAACCCGAATACCTGATCGCCGTCGGCATCTGCACCCATCTGGGCTGCTCCCCGACCTTCCGCAAGGACATCGGTGCGGCCGATCTGGGTGCCGACTGGCCGGGCGGTTTCTTCTGCCCCTGCCACGGTTCGCGTTTCGACCTGGCCGCGCGCGTGTTCAACGGCTCGCCGGCGCCGACCAATCTGGTGATCCCGCCGCACAAGTACCTGAGCGAGACCAAGGTCCTGATCGGCGAAGACGCCAAGGCCTAA